The stretch of DNA CACTGAAGATGAAGCATCTAGTACAGATTTGACTGATCCAAAGGAGTTTACCACAATGCTGCATAGTGGAAAACCACTTACAGAAGATGAGTATGCCGACCTCCAGCGCAACATTGCTGAAAGGATGACTAATGCGTACGATACCGCAAGtaagaaattcaaagatGTGTCACAATTAGAGAAGGAGCTATTTACACGATTCATGTCGGGGAGAGacaaaaaatctttcagAGAGTTGATAATTCAAtcctttaaaaataaatttgatGGGGAATTAGGTCCATCCGTTCTAGCAGCCACTTTAAGCTCGTGCTTTTCATCTCAATCGAAGGATACTTCGTTAGATACTGATTCTATatatgaagatgaagatgaggaagacTATGATGACTATTCAGAATATGCTGAAGATAGCGAAGAGGTTTCTGAGTATGAAGGAATAGAGGCAGTCGAAAAACCAGAGCATGATGAAAAAAGCAACGGGATACGTGAAACATTACATTTAAGTTATGACCACGATCATAAACGACAGAACCACCCTCACCATCACTACCATAGTACCAGTACCCACAGCGAAGATGAACTGAGTGAAGAAGAGTATATTTCCGATATAGAATTACCGCATGATCCTCATAAGCACTTTCACCGCGATGATGATATATTAGATGGGGATGAAGATGAGCCagaggaagaggatgaaaatgaaggcgatgacgaagaagataCTTATGACAGCGGTCTTGATGAAACTGACCGTTTAGAAGAAGGTCGGAAATTGATTCAGATAGCCATTACAAAGTTGCTTCAAAGTCGAATAATGGCTTCTTATCATGAGAAACAGGCAGATAATAACAGACTAAAACTTCTACAAGaactagaagaagaaaaaagaaagaaaagagagaaggaagaaaaaaagcagaaaaaaagagaaaaagagaaagaaaagaagaggCTGCAACAGTTAGCtaaagaggaagaaaaacgaaaaagggaagaagagaaagaaaggCTAAAGAAGGAATTAGAAGAGCGTGAAATGAGAAGACGAGAGGctcaaaggaaaaaggttGAAGAAGCCAAACGGAAGAAAGACGAGGAGAGAAAGCGTAGATTGGAAGAGCAGCAGCGGAGAGAAGAAATGCAAGAAAAACAACGGAAACAGAAAGAGGAACTAAAACGCAAGagggaagaagaaaagaaacgtATTAGAGAACAGAAAAGGCtagaacaagaaaagctacagaaagaaaaagaagaagaagagagaCAAAGATTAATTGCAGAGGATGCGCTAAGAAAACAGAAATTAAACGAAGAACAAACATCTGCGAACATACTTTCCGCCAAACCTTTTACTGAGAATGGAGTTGGCAACCCTGTTTCATCTCAATCACATCCCAACATGACTAACTACCAAGAGGATAATAGTTGCAGTATCAACGATGAAATACTTAAAATGGTTAATAGCGTGGCTGCATCCAAACCAGTTTCACCCACAGGCTTTAACGTTCATGATCTACTTCTTCCTTCAACTAACAACCAGATGCCTGCTATGGAACAATCACACTTGCCACAGCCAGGTAATCAAAACAACCATTTTGGAACTACAACTATTCCGAATGCGTTAGACTTGGCTACAAAATCTTCTTTACAGACTGAAAACAACTATTTAATGAACTCACAAACTCTGGAAAATACAAGTCTATTGATGCATAATAATTCATCGCCAACTAAGCTATTGCCAAATGACTTTGGTTTATCATCTTGGGGTGGTCTGACAAATACAATGTCCATAAATCCTACATGTAAACCACCGGTTATTCAAACTTCAGAAATGGAATCACAAGCCCATAAATCTAGTCCTCAAGCTACAATGCCATCTTTTGGACTACCTAATGGTGGTACTCACCGTAAATCGTTTACCGACGAGTTGAACACTTTAACTAGCATGCTTTCTTCTTCCGGGTTCGCAGATACATcactttcatcatcagGATTCCCCCCATCACAGCGTTCTGTGTGGAATGATCAAAAAAGCTCATTTTCGGGACCGTCGACTGCAGGAAACTTTAACAACAGCAGTATACAAAGCGGTATGCTGCTCGCACCTACATTAGGAAGCGTTGAATCGTTTCCAAATCGAACTTCTATCTGGGACAGCAGCACCACTCCGATGATGAATAAATCCGAGCTTTCCGGTCGCAATATAACTAGTACTGCGCAAGATAGCCCTGCGTTCATGGCATCAAATATCTGGTCTAGTAACAGTCAATACAATTCACCATATTTGACTAGCAACGTCCTTCAATCCCCTCAAATTTCGAGTGGAGTGGATGAAAGCCACATTCTGGATAGCATCTACAATACTTATTTAGCTATTTCCCCACAAGATAGTTTAAACCCCTACATTGCTATCGGGACACTATTCCAAAATTTAGTAGGACTTAACTTGGATTACTCGACGTTTATCAACAAATTGATAAGCATGCAAGGAGCCTACAATTGCGAATTCTTTACTGATAACAATGGATCCATTACCCACGTTCGATTTGCGAGACAAACTCCCGCTGGCCACTCAAAGGGGTTGCTGAATCAACTCTTTAGTGGATTGAACGATCCAACTGCTACACCATTTACGTCAAGGCCTCATACCTCCACAAGGGCTAGTTTTCCAATTGCCTCTTCAACTACGCAAACGTCTTAAATTTGCTCCGGTACGCAGGGccaaaaatatttacatacatacataaTTCGACGAAATTTCAGAAGAGACACTAAACAATCGTACATCTCTCTACTCGATGTGAGCCACGCGTCGGTTTTTCTTACCGTCGTGGCTTTAGAGGTGAGGCTGCGACACCCCATACATCTTACCCGGCATTTAATTTCCATTTTTCGCAGGAATGTGAATATGATAATAGACTTCGGTACACTCTTTTTTAGGTATAACATATATCAATTGTTCAACAACAATTATTCAAAGCGCAACTCTCCAAAGGTAGTTATTCTGATAATTTGAACCAAAAGTCCCCAGATTAAGTCTTAATTAAACTGCCCTTGCATACCGCTGTAAACGATTTGTGTGCAGACATCAATTGCTGAAACGTTCTGCTTTGGTTGTGCTTTTGATCCCGTACTATGTCTGAAAAGGCCGTTAGAAGGAAActtgttattattggtgATGGTGCTTGTGGCAAGACCTCTTTACTATATGTATTTACATTAGGAAAATTCCCTGAACAATATCATCCGACAGTGTTCGAGAATTATGTCACTGATTGCAGAGTTGACGGAATAAAAGTGTCCTTAACGCTCTGGGATACAGCGGGACAAGAGGAATATGAACGTTTACGTCCATTCTCATATTCAAAAGCagatataatattaattgGGTTTGCTGTAGACAATTTTGAATCACTAATTAACGCAAGGACGAAATGGGCGGATGAGGCATTACGATATTGTCCTGACGCACCAATCGTTCTTGTAGGCTTGAAAAAAGATTTGAGGCAAGAAGCCCATTTTAAAGAGAATGCTACCGATGAAATGGTTCCCATTGAAGATGCAAAACAAGTTGCAAGGGCCATTGGGGCCAAGAAATACATGGAATGTAGTGCACTGACTGGTGAGGGTGTGGATGATGTCTTTGAAGTAGCTACAAGAACCAGTTTGCTTATGAAGAAGGAACCAGGGGCTAACTGTTGCataattttataaaaaaaacttaCACTGAAATGATACATTATCTTTTTAGCAAGGGAGGGAAAAACAATACCGTATTATAATTTTAATCAAATTTCATAGATATAATGGAATAAGTTAAAAAGGCTTATCGATAGTGCATGTATAAAACACAAACCCATTCGATATGTTTGTTCGTTAATGTCCTACAGATTCTTATTCGAGAGCCTTTACCAGAAGCAAAATTTCCGACGGATATAAGAAAATGGCACATCAAACCATAGCTCAAGGTACTGCGCCGATGAGCTAAACGGAACTGCCTAGTTTGATTATTTTTCGTTTATATACTTATTTACTTATTTACGCTATTTGTATTCGAATTCCTTACGAGGCGATGAGTGAAAGACGCGCCAGTAGGACgcgtcttttttttttcagtataATGTAAACATATTATTGAATTGCCGAAGgagacaaaaagaaaagaaaagaggagATCATCTTTCAT from Saccharomyces cerevisiae S288C chromosome XIV, complete sequence encodes:
- the NST1 gene encoding Nst1p (Translational inhibitor and suppressor of proteasome-assembly defects; P-body component that inhibits translation, rescues proteasome base assembly defects and aggregation of regulatory particle subunits during stress when overexpressed; proposed to function to bridge the HOG and pheromone pathways with the cell wall integrity pathway in response to heat stress; interacts physically and genetically with splicing factor MSL1; large, highly-charge protein containing many disordered regions) translates to MPPNSKSKRRKNKSKQHNKKNGNSDPEQSINPTQLVPRMEPELYHTESDYPTSRVIKRAPNGDVIVEPINTDDDKKERTANLTHNKDSMDSASSLAFTLDSHWESLSPEEKKTILRIEKEEVFNVIRNYQDDHSCSCSVCGRRHLAMDQEMERIYNTLYAMDKDKDPETNPIKFHLGIIKELQISKNQQQNDLSSTKGEVVKNFLSSSTVGSLKEEVLHFKQKQLSKQEQAHNETADNTSLLEENLNNIHINKTSSEISANFNSVSDEELQQKYSNFTKTFISSHPKIAEEYVQKMMMYPNIRALTDDLMNSNGQGFLNAIEDFVRDGQIQASKKDDSITEDEASSTDLTDPKEFTTMLHSGKPLTEDEYADLQRNIAERMTNAYDTASKKFKDVSQLEKELFTRFMSGRDKKSFRELIIQSFKNKFDGELGPSVLAATLSSCFSSQSKDTSLDTDSIYEDEDEEDYDDYSEYAEDSEEVSEYEGIEAVEKPEHDEKSNGIRETLHLSYDHDHKRQNHPHHHYHSTSTHSEDELSEEEYISDIELPHDPHKHFHRDDDILDGDEDEPEEEDENEGDDEEDTYDSGLDETDRLEEGRKLIQIAITKLLQSRIMASYHEKQADNNRLKLLQELEEEKRKKREKEEKKQKKREKEKEKKRLQQLAKEEEKRKREEEKERLKKELEEREMRRREAQRKKVEEAKRKKDEERKRRLEEQQRREEMQEKQRKQKEELKRKREEEKKRIREQKRLEQEKLQKEKEEEERQRLIAEDALRKQKLNEEQTSANILSAKPFTENGVGNPVSSQSHPNMTNYQEDNSCSINDEILKMVNSVAASKPVSPTGFNVHDLLLPSTNNQMPAMEQSHLPQPGNQNNHFGTTTIPNALDLATKSSLQTENNYLMNSQTLENTSLLMHNNSSPTKLLPNDFGLSSWGGLTNTMSINPTCKPPVIQTSEMESQAHKSSPQATMPSFGLPNGGTHRKSFTDELNTLTSMLSSSGFADTSLSSSGFPPSQRSVWNDQKSSFSGPSTAGNFNNSSIQSGMLLAPTLGSVESFPNRTSIWDSSTTPMMNKSELSGRNITSTAQDSPAFMASNIWSSNSQYNSPYLTSNVLQSPQISSGVDESHILDSIYNTYLAISPQDSLNPYIAIGTLFQNLVGLNLDYSTFINKLISMQGAYNCEFFTDNNGSITHVRFARQTPAGHSKGLLNQLFSGLNDPTATPFTSRPHTSTRASFPIASSTTQTS
- the RHO2 gene encoding Rho family GTPase RHO2 (Non-essential small GTPase of the Rho/Rac family of Ras-like proteins; involved in the establishment of cell polarity and in microtubule assembly), which encodes MSEKAVRRKLVIIGDGACGKTSLLYVFTLGKFPEQYHPTVFENYVTDCRVDGIKVSLTLWDTAGQEEYERLRPFSYSKADIILIGFAVDNFESLINARTKWADEALRYCPDAPIVLVGLKKDLRQEAHFKENATDEMVPIEDAKQVARAIGAKKYMECSALTGEGVDDVFEVATRTSLLMKKEPGANCCIIL